Sequence from the Verrucomicrobiia bacterium genome:
CGCGCGCCGACGGACACGAGGTCCTTGGCCAACTGGCCGGCGTTTGTTTGCGTCGTGCCGCCGAAGTACACCATGTCGGCGTCGGTGCCTTTGACCTTTGTCACGAGGGAGCGATAGTTCGCGGCCTTCGGGTCGATGCCTTCGTAACCGACGACGGTGATGCCGAGTTTGACGCAGGCGCGCTTGAACACGTCGGCCACGCCTTTGCCGTAGAGTTCGCGGTCATGAAGAATGAAGACTTTCTTGATGCCGAGTTCTTTGGCCCACTGCGCGGCGACTTCGCCCTGGATATCGTCGGCGGGGACGACGCGGAAGTAATTGATTTTGCCGGAGGGACGGTACACCTGCGGCTCATTCGCTTCGCCCATTCCCGGCTTGGTGAGGCCGGGGTAGGTGTTGGCGGGGCTGACCATGACAAGCGAGGCCTGGTTGAGAATCGGCATGGAGATTTTTGCGGCGCCGGAGTTATAGGTGCCGATGTAAGCCATGATGTCAGGATTTTTGACGGCTTTCTGTGCATTCGCGGCCTCGACGGCAGGATCCCACTGACCGCGTTCGGGAGAGGCGTCATCCCAGTCTTCGTAAGCGAGCGTGAAATCGCCGATTTTTCCGCTGACCTCGTCGATGGCCATGCGAATGCCGTTGACCATCGTTTGCGACTGCGCGTTGGCGCTGCCCGTCCGCGGCAGGCTGGAGACGATCTTGATGACCTGCGAATCGGCGGCGAGCGCGACTGAAGAGGTTATCACTAACACGCCGAGACAAAGCGAAAAGAACAA
This genomic interval carries:
- a CDS encoding branched-chain amino acid ABC transporter substrate-binding protein gives rise to the protein MKRLFFSLCLGVLVITSSVALAADSQVIKIVSSLPRTGSANAQSQTMVNGIRMAIDEVSGKIGDFTLAYEDWDDASPERGQWDPAVEAANAQKAVKNPDIMAYIGTYNSGAAKISMPILNQASLVMVSPANTYPGLTKPGMGEANEPQVYRPSGKINYFRVVPADDIQGEVAAQWAKELGIKKVFILHDRELYGKGVADVFKRACVKLGITVVGYEGIDPKAANYRSLVTKVKGTDADMVYFGGTTQTNAGQLAKDLVSVGARAKFMVPDGCREQALIESAGKDNLDDRTYVTFGGLPPSQLKGRGREFYDNYKKKYNAEPEAYAVYGYESARVVLEGIKRAGKKDRAAITEAITNLRDFDGVLGKWSFDQNGDTSLKVMAVEEIKDGKFTPVKIVGM